CAAAAAAGCTACCCTGATTTTTACTTTCGGAGTAGCTTTTTGGCATTTGAATTTATCGTTTTATCTTACAATTACTTGTATTCATCGTCATAAATTCCACTTAAAATATTTATTTTAAAAATGGTTCTTTTTTTGCATCGTTAGGCTCAAATCTTTTGTTTATTTGCTGTTATGCGTTGCTGCCTTCTTCTCTACTTAAGTTATTTTTTAAAGACATTGCCACTACGAATATATTCAATATCAGGTAAGTTTAAACGTGCATTCACAACACGTGCTGCGGCAAATAAATAATCTGATAATCGATTTAAATATTTTTGTACAATAGTCGGTACATCTTCAATTTCTTTCATTAGCGTTACCATTTGGCGCTCTGCTCGGCGTGCAACTGTACGTGCGATGTGTAATGTTGCAGCGGCCGGCGCTCCACCAGGTAAGATAAATTTCTCTAATGGTGGCGCTTCGTCTGACAATGCATCTATACGCGCCTCTAGTACTTCAATCGGTGCTTCCGTTAACTTATAATGACGTTCCTTCATAACATTTGCTAAATCACCGCCTGCATCAAAAAGCTCATGTTGAATCGTTTCTAAATCCACTAAAATATCTTTAAATAACGCGCGATCTAATTCACTAACAGCCTTGCCGATAAATGAATTTAATTCATCAATTGCCCCGTATGTTTCCACACGTAGACTATCTTTGTCGACACGCCCACCAATTAAGCTTGTTTTCCCTGTATCGCCTGTTTTTGTGTAAAGTTTCATCTTGTTCCACTCCTATGCTTTATTTTTATAATTTTGAATTGCTTGCACCGTCGTCTCATAAACACCTTTACCAATAATCTTACCAACAGCCGTAATCGGTCCACCATAGCGCATTTCCTCACCCTTTTGCGTTGCCGCAATAAGCAAACTATCGGTCGCAGTACCAGTCGCAATCGTATCAGTTAAATGATCCCGAATGTTTTCTGATTGTAAAGCCTTTGTTTTAGCTTCATTTGCAGTCATCAATGCTTGAAAAAATGCCTCTTCCGATAAACAGCCATTGATGACAACCCACGTATTGATAGTACCAATATATGGCGTATCCTGCCGTTCGTGTGTACGAGAGACATCTACAGCATTGCCAACACCTGCTGTTACCACAACAAACACACTCCCAAAGGCAGTGCTATATTCATTAAGTGCAAACAGTTGTGTAGGAACAGCCGTTAACATAACAACTGTGCTTGTCGGTGAAAAATGCTCCCTTTGTAAAAAGTCCGCAACTTCTTGTTTAACATCACTAATAACATAATCTCCTGGTACTGAACGATTTAATAGACAGTCATACCATCCTATACCGGGATTATGAACAGCCGAAGAAACGGTTTTTAAAGGAATGGTTGATTTTAGTTGAATATAATCTGGCGTTACTCGAAAGTCTTCTTTTACGATGTCAGCGCGTTGCTGATATTCATTGGTTGATGGCATAATTGTAATTTGCGGTTTCGGTATTTCAGGGTGGGCATAGGTTGTTACCCGTGCCTGATATACATCCTCAATTTGTGAAGCTATTAACACCTTATGTGGTACACCTAAAGCACGTACAGAGCCACTCTCCATTAACAATAATTCATCACAATAAAGAGAAGCTAAATTCATGTCATGTAGCACCATAATAACTGTTAAACCGCACTCGATTGCTTCCTTACGCACCATATCCAAAAGTTGACGTTGATGGGCAATATCTAAGTGATTGGTCGGCTCATCTAGCAATAATACTTCTGCTGTTTGCGCCAAAGCTTGCGCTACAAAAACCCGTTGTTGCTCGCCGCCCGATAGAAATTCCATCGATGTATGCTCATAGCGTGCTACGCCTGTTTGATCCATGGCATATTGAACAGCTCGTTCATCCTGCTCTGACCAATTGGAAAAAAAACCAGTTTGATGCGGATAACGACCGAGCGATACCGCTTCCCTCACGGTATTTGAAAATGCATTGGCATGTAATTGTGGTAAGACGGCCATCTTTTTCGCCAGCGCGCGTGGACTATAGTGTTTAATATTTTTGCCATCTAAAAAAACCGTTCCTGCTGTTGCAGGCAATAGACCACTAATGACTTTCAATAATGTCGATTTACCACTACCATTCGGTCCTAAAATGCCAAGGATTTTCCCCTTTTCAACGGTAAAACTAACATCTTTGACGATAGGTACGTCCTCATAGCCACCCGATAGGTGTTCAACGATAATCATACACGTACCCCCTTGCTTCTACGTTGCTTATAGAAAATATAAGAAAAGACAGGAGCACCGATAAATGCAGTAATAACGCCTATTGGTAATTCCCGAGGGATAATGATCGTTCGCGCCACTAAATCACAAATAATTAGCAATGTTGCGCCGTTGATAAATGATAACGGCAATAGATGACGGTGATCAGAACCCCAAATCATGCGTGTCATATGTGGCACAACTAAACCGACAAAACCGATTGTGCCAGAAACAGCAACAGCCGCACCAGTCAGCATGGAGCCCCCTACTAAAATTAAATATTTACTACGCTTTACATTGACACCTAAATGCTTTGCACGTTCTTCTCCGTATAATAGAACATTGAGCTCTCGTCTTTGCGTCCACAGAATAGCAGAGCCTATGACAACAAATGGTGTAATCATCTGCACATACGGCCAGCCCCGCATCGAAACTGAACCAAGCAACCAGCCTATCACTTGGCGGAGCTCTTCTCCTGATAATGCAATCATTAAGGATATAAGAGATCCTAAAAAAGAACTAAAAATAACGCCTGTTAAAATAAGTGTTTCCATTTTCAGTGCACGGTCGACTATTCTGGCAAAGCTCATGACAGCTACCATTGTTAGTACCGCACCCACCATACTAAGCGTTGGTAATGCATACAACCCGACAACCGGTATCGAGATACCAAAAAATAATGTCACCACAGCACCTACTGACGCTCCCGAAGATACACCTAGCGTATAAGGGTCTGCCAATGGATTCTTTAACAACCCTTGGAAGGCTGCCCCTGCAATCGCCAACGATGCGCCAACAAGTCCTGCCAGCAATACGCGTGGCAACCTAATTTTCCATAAAATATTAGCGGCTGTTTCATCTGCCGCCCTATTCCAAAATACTTCAAATGGAATATGAACCGAGCCTATTGATACGCCACACCAGATGCTAACAAGAAGTAACGTAATGGCTGTAATATAGGCTAATAATGCTCTACTCACTCGAAAGCCTCTGGATAGATGGCTTTCGCTAACTCTTCAAGCCCATCTGCTAAACGCGGGCCTTGACGACTTGTTAAATTTTCATCTACTTGTACAATTGCTTTATTTTTTACAGCTGTAATAGTATCAAAGCCTGCACGTTGTGGAATTTTCGTTAAAATATTTGGCACATAATCGTATGTGACAACGATGACATCTGGATTTTTTGTAATAATTTGCTCCGCATCAATTTTGAACCAACCAGTTGTATCGGCTGCAATATTTTCAGCATGAATCATATTTAGCATTTCCTGCATAAATGTATCCTTACCAGGTGTGTAGATTTCAGGCTCATCTGACGTTTCGACAAAGACTTTCTTTGGTTCCACATCCTGCAATTTCGCTTGGATTTCTTCCACTTTGGCTTTCATATTAGCAATAATTTTTTGTGCCTCCGGTAACTTACCAGTTGCGCGTCCTAATTGCTCAATCGTCGTATAAGTTTCATTAAAATCGCTTGCATTCGCCACTACAAATACCTTTACACCTGCTGCCTCAAGCTGCTCCATCGCTCCATCTAAAGAAGCCATTCCTGATTCATGAGCAAACACAATATCTGGCTGTAAGGCGATAATTTGTTCAATATTGAACTCCATACTGCCGACTTTTTCTTTTTTAGCTGCCTCCGGTGGATAATCATCATAATCATTGACGCCGACAATTTCGTCATCTAGGCCAAGCCCAAATAATATTTCTGTATTACTCGGAATAAGAGAAACAATTTTTTCAGGCGGTGCTTCTAGCACGATATCTTTGCCAGTAGCATCTTTTATTGTCACTGGAAATGTTGCTTCTTCTTGTTTGGTTACTTGTTGCTCCTGCTGCTCTGATGCAGATTGCTCGTTTTTCGGTTGTGCTCCACATGCTGCAAGTAAACCCATTGCCAAAAATGCTGATAATCCTATCTTCCAATACTTTTTCATTGTGAATCCTCCTTAGATTGTATGTGCATTTTTTAGCTCTGTTAACTTGATTGATCGATAGTATAGGGATTGTCATTATTAAATATGGAGATTGCTCACCTTTATTTTCAATGGTTATCGATAGTCGCCTTACAAAACATAAAAAAAGCCCTCGTCCATTTAACGAGAGGCGGGCTTGCACAAAAAAACCACCATCCTATCCTCGTAGGCTGAAATGTAATGTTCTATAAAGGCAGGTCTCCTGGCTCGTGCTCCAAATGCTTTTTCATGCCTTCCCAAAATAGCTTTCAGTGGCATCCATTGAAAAAACTCACACTTACAGTGGCGGGACCGCATCGGAATTACACCGATTTCCCTTTTCACTTTACTTAAGTAAAGAACCTTTATAATATTCAGTTGATT
This genomic interval from Lysinibacillus sphaericus contains the following:
- a CDS encoding FecCD family ABC transporter permease, with translation MSRALLAYITAITLLLVSIWCGVSIGSVHIPFEVFWNRAADETAANILWKIRLPRVLLAGLVGASLAIAGAAFQGLLKNPLADPYTLGVSSGASVGAVVTLFFGISIPVVGLYALPTLSMVGAVLTMVAVMSFARIVDRALKMETLILTGVIFSSFLGSLISLMIALSGEELRQVIGWLLGSVSMRGWPYVQMITPFVVIGSAILWTQRRELNVLLYGEERAKHLGVNVKRSKYLILVGGSMLTGAAVAVSGTIGFVGLVVPHMTRMIWGSDHRHLLPLSFINGATLLIICDLVARTIIIPRELPIGVITAFIGAPVFSYIFYKQRRSKGVRV
- a CDS encoding adenosylcobinamide amidohydrolase; its protein translation is MIIVEHLSGGYEDVPIVKDVSFTVEKGKILGILGPNGSGKSTLLKVISGLLPATAGTVFLDGKNIKHYSPRALAKKMAVLPQLHANAFSNTVREAVSLGRYPHQTGFFSNWSEQDERAVQYAMDQTGVARYEHTSMEFLSGGEQQRVFVAQALAQTAEVLLLDEPTNHLDIAHQRQLLDMVRKEAIECGLTVIMVLHDMNLASLYCDELLLMESGSVRALGVPHKVLIASQIEDVYQARVTTYAHPEIPKPQITIMPSTNEYQQRADIVKEDFRVTPDYIQLKSTIPLKTVSSAVHNPGIGWYDCLLNRSVPGDYVISDVKQEVADFLQREHFSPTSTVVMLTAVPTQLFALNEYSTAFGSVFVVVTAGVGNAVDVSRTHERQDTPYIGTINTWVVINGCLSEEAFFQALMTANEAKTKALQSENIRDHLTDTIATGTATDSLLIAATQKGEEMRYGGPITAVGKIIGKGVYETTVQAIQNYKNKA
- a CDS encoding ABC transporter substrate-binding protein — its product is MKKYWKIGLSAFLAMGLLAACGAQPKNEQSASEQQEQQVTKQEEATFPVTIKDATGKDIVLEAPPEKIVSLIPSNTEILFGLGLDDEIVGVNDYDDYPPEAAKKEKVGSMEFNIEQIIALQPDIVFAHESGMASLDGAMEQLEAAGVKVFVVANASDFNETYTTIEQLGRATGKLPEAQKIIANMKAKVEEIQAKLQDVEPKKVFVETSDEPEIYTPGKDTFMQEMLNMIHAENIAADTTGWFKIDAEQIITKNPDVIVVTYDYVPNILTKIPQRAGFDTITAVKNKAIVQVDENLTSRQGPRLADGLEELAKAIYPEAFE
- a CDS encoding cob(I)yrinic acid a,c-diamide adenosyltransferase, whose protein sequence is MKLYTKTGDTGKTSLIGGRVDKDSLRVETYGAIDELNSFIGKAVSELDRALFKDILVDLETIQHELFDAGGDLANVMKERHYKLTEAPIEVLEARIDALSDEAPPLEKFILPGGAPAAATLHIARTVARRAERQMVTLMKEIEDVPTIVQKYLNRLSDYLFAAARVVNARLNLPDIEYIRSGNVFKK